The region CCTGGGAAGTGGATTGACGTCATTCAAGCTGGGGAATTCATGCTGGTCTGTAATACTACAGGGGCGTCACATAGGCTGCGTGTACATTGATTTCAGTAGCAACCTGATGTCCTGGTGGAATTGCTCATTAATTATGTTCATTATTGAAATCAAGTTTTCTTAAAGTACTTCATTGAATACGTAGTAAAATAGCCGGTCTTGAGATAATCATCTTACATCCAAATGTTCCAACGGTATTAAGGATCCAACCTGTAAAGATAATTAGGGAAATACAGTGTTTAAaaacagctgcacacacactgtctgccaGGAGTAGTGTGTGACACCTGTAGTCAACAAGCGTCCCTTGGAGCTGTCAAGCTGCTGCAATATAGCTCACCTTTCAGAGCAGTGTGGCTCTCCCTCTGCACATCCTACACATCATGCATTCAAATCAGCTCTGTAAAAAGCAGCACCCAATTACAGGGCGACCCTGGTCCTTCTGCCTGCAACAGTCAAACTTCTGACTTCTGTGGCGTTGTAACAGTAGATCTAGTATTGACCACACTCATTTCTAAACCCAAGCCATTACAAATTCAAAACATAGTATTGATGTACATTTCATTGGTCTTTTACCACTGCAATGGAAAAgtctgtatgtttttattttgtcaaagGTAAAGGTGCTTTCTATGCCAGGTTACAAGATACTCTCTGCAGTGTTattgtgtgtgtccttctgctttcCAGGCAGTATCAGTCTAACCCATAGGTGTCCTGTATGATCACAGGGGTTTAGAAAGTCTCCTGACCTTAAGCCTTCCTCAAGTGGAAGAGTAAAGGCCCAACGCTTCGTGCCCCGAGGACAGCTGTACACTGCTTTTCATCGCAACAAACCTCTGTGCCTTAACTGGTCCACTTCCTCAATTACTTTGGTCACATATTTACTCCCAGCAGTTTCTCTGTaggtttaaaaatattactgcagtttattgtattttttcttcatgaaTGTGATCGTTACATCACCGTAGCAACTGCTCATATGTTCAGTGCAGCATTTAAAGTAAGAAGCTGCACACACAGCTGCCCTCGGTGGACTGAACGCAAGACCCGGGTCGGACAGCTCTTTTCTGTGTCCCGAGACCTGTAGAGCACCTCCAGCATTGGTGTGAGGCGTTGCATTTCTCAGTGGCACACCAGAGCTCTCCACACACTCCCCCTCACATTTCGGTATAGCCGTTAGAACAAGCTATTTCAACCGCCTAATTTCATTCAATGGAAAACATGTCTGTATCTAGTCTCCATGAAAGAGATGTTTGAAAAGCACACAAATTTTGAAATCAAATAtaatttcaatgtttttatGGGCAATTGTGTTGAATGGGAAAGCATGTGTCCCATTTTCAGCTTATGTATTGCATTTGGACAGGCAGCCAACTGCATCAATTTATTCTTTACCGAAATGCTTTAgtgtttcgttttttttttttttactagcaTTCTGATGTCTTTTTCTCCATGAAACTACAAAGTTGATGCTGCTtgtactgtattactgtaaaaCTGTGGCCCAGCAGTCATCTTTCAATCATTATTTTGTATTGCAGCATTCATCTCATGCAGTTTGATTTGTTACTCTTTCAGATACAGTAGTTAGtgtttaacattaatttaaatgtttcttttttaaggaGAAATACAGCATGAGAatgacatgtttattttttactattaataTCACACACTTTGTAAACTAAATCACTATTAAAGAATTGTACCTTTCTTACTAGTTGTCCTTGTCCTTTATTATTCATGGTGCACCACTTTCATGCCACTGTAAATATTCAGACTAAATAGAGACTTAAATCAAATGTGATTCTTGGGGGGAATATGACTTATAGGTGGTACAGCAGTGACCCAGAAGAAAAATCCCCAACCATTAAGTGAACTGTACGTGTAGTGCTAGCTGTACTTTGTACTCCAGCCATTGCTGGGAAACACTGCAGCTCACCCCACCCTCTTAAGGAAGGGCATGAAAGTAAAAGGGGGTCCAGAGACATGTCAGGGGAATAAAAACCACACCCCCTGCCCTGTTTCAGTCCTCTGACATGCCTGACGATGAGGAGGAGGGTGAGGAGAGAGATTAGACTTGCAATCCTGCAGCCAGATCAGTTCCAGGAAATGGCAAGAGTCTTATAAATATCACTCAGCGATTCCTCTATCATGTGACAGAAGTCAAATGACAGACAATTATTGCATAACTTGAGATTTTTAATCAAATGACCTGCAGAGTAGTTGCACAATAATATATAAATCAGACTTATTAGACAAGTAATGGACTGCTCCAGTTAACAGTGGTACAGCAACACATGCAGTCTAATAGAAATGATCACATTAACTGAACCCATCTCTATACGAattaaaggttaaaaaataaatattttataaatatactaATCCCACTGCAGTAGTAAGTACTTACATATCAGCCATCACAGACAAAGTATAAACTgactgcatttcatttaaaatgttaagtaaaCAGACTATTTCCTGCTGTAAGTAGTGATTTCGGAGCCAAGATTCCTACGCTGAAGAATTCTGAGTAAACAAGAAGTTGTTCTACTTCTGTCACTTGACTGCTTGTATGTGGGGGGTTTCTATTTTGACCCAAAAGTCCAAGTACATTCAATCttaatgtgtgtttcagttcagaaacaaacattcatgtcataaaaaaatctgaaatcacACTGTCCAACATAGAACATCCTGGAGGTCATAGTCCTTCGCAGTAACATCAGCAAAGACTTCCCTACTACCTTACCAAAGTCCATGTGCACACCCACACGTACCTTGGGACTTGCATGAACGTCCCACCCTCTCTACCCCACCTCTACTCCAACCCCTCCTGGTGAAAGCAGGTCAGGAGTGCGTGAGCCTCACTGCGTGGGGTGGAAGGCTACCTGCGCAGCCAGAGCCAGCCATTGATGAGACAGGCGGACAACAGCAAGGAGAAGAGGAGCAGCTCCGTTTGGCGGTGCTCTGCATTCTGCCTCTCCAGGGTGGCAAGACGCCGgctcatcttcatcatctgcAGAATCGTGCATGCACATATGGTTAAACCTCAGTTTCATCGTCCTATTTTTATTAGTCCACTCTTTTCTCAGTGGAAATTCATCCAATGTGAACCAGCCTTGAAAACTGTCTCCCCCTGCTGGCATCCTTGTTAATACAATTTTAAAcactattcatttagctgatgactttctgcaaagcaacttacaattatttacccatttacacagcttagtatttttaccagagcaatttagggcaagtaccttggtcaagggtactacagtttgaggtgggatttgactgTACAACCCTTTGGGTTGAAAGCCAGcaactcaaaccactatgctactagttGCCCATGTACAAATAAACCACATACACTTTGTCTTGGGGTTACAAATAGTTGAGATAGGCATTTCTGAAgttgcagagtttttttttgaagaacttgtattttcttcacttttccaaGCAAAGGATTCCATATGTTTGTGGAGACATTTTCCCTTATTTTAAATCAGGACTCGGGTGCGGGtgcggggtgcagtgggttggaccacagtcctgctgtccggtgggtctggggttcgagtcccgcttggggtgccttgtgacggactggcgtcccgtcctgggtgtgtcccctccccctccggccttatgcccttgtgttcccgggtaggctccggttccccgtgaccccgtatgggacaagcggttctgaaaatgtgtgtgtgtgtgtgtgtgtgtgtaaatcaggactcattttaatgtagcttgaagttttactgatttttaatCATTGTACTTATATGCAGGGTTGCTGCAGAAACCTAACCAACAAATAGAATGAGCGAAGTCTGCATTAAACTTTTATCGACTCCAAATCAGTATTAAAAGTGACATTAGATTTACCAACAAAAGTTTCAAACACACTTCTGGTCCCACTAGTGGGGTGTAAGTTCAGAATCCCATGTATTTAGTCACTCTACCATCAGTTCCTTGGTAGTTTCTACACCCTACGAAATTTCTCAGAGTGACAGGTGAAAAGCACACCATTTCCTCCACTACTCACCTGCTATAGGATAATTGGAACACGCTGCTACGGCACAGTACTTACAGAAACTAACTGGGTAAGCAGTCCAAACAGGGATTTCTTGGAAAGCCTACCTGTCTCCGCAACACAAAGAACTCAACGTTTCCCCCGCCTTCCTCCTCCACGGTCAGCCAatcctgtgctgtgctgcaaTCGGAGAGACAAGCAGAGTGAACTCAGAGCACTGCAATGGACAAGTAACCTCAGAAATGGTGTTGAAATTTAATGGCTTGAGTCATTAAAAGTTTTCAAATGACCTGTCTTCATATCAAAGGTggcacaaacagacagacagtcaTTTAATCTTTCCCCTGCACATATACACAATCAGAGTGTACAGCAAGTCAAAGCAAATGCAGTTATCAAGAGTCTACAGGTGAACACAGCAATCATCTGCTGTCACCTTCTCCGGCTGGGGTCCATGGAACCAGGCATCTCGACTAGGGTGGAAGGCGGGTTCTCAGGATAGCTGAACCTTCAAAAGCGATGTGAGGGAATGGTAAACATAATCCTCAAGAGAGACAATCATGTACCACCACTTCAGTATCATTTAGGCTCCACTAGGAAGAGCAAGAAGGGGTACAATTGGATTAGGAAGGATTAATGGGACAAAGGAGGCTATAGGAGTAAGGAAGCAGGGGTCAGGGGTAATAGAGAGGATGAAGTGGTGCTTGGGGAACACGTGACAGGCAGAAGACAACTTGTCCAAGCTCTGCCTGGAAAttgtgatggaaaaaaagagcagcaatcACTGGTATAAGCCAAAATAATGGCAGACATTGGCAGAAGCAGCACAAGAGGATGGAGGCTGGGTTTATGGGACTGAGTGGGCGGGGTGTCCAGCAGCAGATTGGCGGATTGTCACCTGGAACCGCACTTCTGGGTGACAGTCCGGAGGATGCGCTGGGAGGCCAACTGACCCAGGTCTCTGACAGCCTGGAGCACATTCTGTGGGGACAGGAGGTTGGGTGGAATAGCGGAGGGTCCACGGGGTTCAACGTTCTGTGGGGAGCGTCCCACAGCACGGCTACAGGAGCCAGGAGGTAGAGGGGTGGAGGGTCCCAGAAACACAGATGAGACTTAGAGAAAAATTCACCAGTCTTTTACCAACGACACTGGGGTGTTACGGGTGAGACGCAAAAATCATTATAAAAGGGGACATGAGTGGCTTACAGTTCTGGATAAATCATGTATGACTACACCCTGACTTTAAGTTCAAAGTGAAACTATAAACATGGGAAATCTGAGCTGCCAGCTTTCCCAAGATTCATCGCGCTTTTACATGGAACTCTAGCATCCCCTTGTGGTCATGAGCTCAATCTCACCTCCAGAACACTTGTATTTctaaagcaaatatttacatttttttatttagtagatgcttgtctccaaagcaatgtacatacATCTCTGTTCAAGTAAAGCAAAACGAATACATTTTGCTGTCTTCGGGTTCTTTACATGAAAGAAGTATATACAATAGGAAGTTCAAATTACTCTGACAGTCGTAAGGTCAGTTGTATTGAAATGAGAAACAGGAAAGTGTCATTGTCATGTCAGGAAATTTTTGACATCCCAGATTTGTTTCCATCTTCAAAGAACTCTGTGAGTCTGCTACCATGAGAACGTTCACTTGCTGGAGACAGAATGACTCCCAGCGGCTGCGGAGCACTCACAGAGAAGGGGCATGCAGCATCTGTTTT is a window of Scleropages formosus chromosome 14, fSclFor1.1, whole genome shotgun sequence DNA encoding:
- the LOC108920099 gene encoding mitochondrial fission factor homolog A — its product is MASPAFLDTSLPGHGSDQQFTEVISQQMRVPEHLRVGLGPQGDEQTKPEDMTLIYRMHIPNRLSLADAPDLNPRPLFSTPSGRSFPTHAATAWDSPSSEPLSPLRRSYSDQTFGRSPPVTPTLSKQMLHAPSLRAVGRSPQNVEPRGPSAIPPNLLSPQNVLQAVRDLGQLASQRILRTVTQKCGSRFSYPENPPSTLVEMPGSMDPSRRSTAQDWLTVEEEGGGNVEFFVLRRQMMKMSRRLATLERQNAEHRQTELLLFSLLLSACLINGWLWLRR